The sequence GCCTCGGCGACGCGCTCAATCATCGATTCAATAAAGCCAGGATGATTGAAATATGCCCGGAGCTTGTCGATTTGCGGCGCACCCGGCCCCAACTCAGCTTGCGCAGTGGCAATGTTTTCTAGATATTGTCGGCAGCCAGAATAGGAACTGAACGCCGACGTGAAAAACCCCAACGCGTGACGGACTCCGTCAGCCTGCATTTTACGGAGGGCCTCGGCCAAAAAGGGGCGCCAATTGCGGTTGCCCCAGTAAACGGGTAGGCGAATGCCTTGTTGCTGCAAT comes from Pirellulales bacterium and encodes:
- a CDS encoding ferrochelatase; amino-acid sequence: MATVRCRTGKTTQSYDALLIVSFGGPEGPDEVIPFLENVLRGRNVPRQRLLEVAKHYEHFGGISPLNSQNRALVAALQTELQQQGIRLPVYWGNRNWRPFLAEALRKMQADGVRHALGFFTSAFSSYSGCRQYLENIATAQAELGPGAPQIDKLRAYFNHPGFIESMIERVAEA